A genomic segment from Thermothielavioides terrestris NRRL 8126 chromosome 4, complete sequence encodes:
- a CDS encoding mitochondrial 54S ribosomal protein YmL38/YmL34 gives MIQLKTILNCIDNSGAALVECAMIVGQKRHASIGDRIVVVVQKQRNALAEGMASSSGAKVKRGDIRHAVVVRTKQRVQRRDGSVVRFDDNACVLINKAGDPIGTRINGVVGQELRKKKWSKILSMAPMQA, from the exons ATGATCCAACTAAAG ACGATTCTCAACTGCATCGACAACTCTGGCGCGGCCCTCGTCGAGTGCGCCATGATCGTCGGCCAGAAGCGACATGCCTCCATCG GCGACAGGatagtggtggtggtgcagaAGCAGCGAaacgcgctggccgagggcatggcctcctcgtcgggcgCCAAGGTCAAGCGCGGCGACATCCGGCACGCGGTCGTGGTGCGGACGAAGCAGAGAGTGCAGCGGCGGGACGGCAGCGTGGTCCGGTTCGACGACAACGCCTGCGTTCTGATCAACAAGGCCGGCGACCCCATCGGCACGCGCATCAACGGCGTGGTGGGCCAGGAGCTGCGCAAGAAGAAGTGGAGCAAGATTCTTAGCATGGCGCCGATGCAGGCATAA